The stretch of DNA AAACTGAAATGGATTCATGGAAAGAAGTTGCTGATAATATGTATTTTCCTTATTCTGAAGAATATGGCGTATATTTACAACAAGACGGATTTTTAGATAAAGAATTGGTAACGGTTGCCGAATTAGATAAAGCGCAACGTCCAATCAATCAAAAGTGGTCTTGGGATAGAATTTTACGTTCGCCATATATCAAACAAGCCGATACATTACAAGGTTTCTATTTCTTTGAAGATCATTTTACAAAAGAAGAATTAGAGAAGCATTTTAATTTTTACGAACCTTTTACCGTTCATGAAAGTTCACTTTCGCCTTGTGTACATTCTATTCAAGCTGCTGTTTTAGGTAGAATGGAACAAGCGTATACGTTCTATTTACGAACGTCTCGTTTGGATTTAGATGATTATAACAAAGAAGTTCACGAAGGTTTACACATTACATCAATGGCGGGAACGTGGATGAGTATTGTAGAAGGTTTCGGAGGAATGCGTGTGAAAGACGGAAAATTATCTTTCGAACCAAAAATTCCTTCACAATGGAAAGGATTCTCGTTTAAAGTAAACTTCAGAAATACAATCGTAAAAGTTGAAGTAAACCAAAACGAAGTTTCTATAAAAGTAGATGGTGAAAACGATTTTACGGTTTTAGTAAATGGAAAAGAAACTATTGCGAAGACATTACAAACAAATTAGTACCAAATGAAAAAAATTGCAGTAATCTTAGTTGTCGTTCTAAACCTTTTTAATGGTTATGCACAAAAACTAAAATCTCCAAACGGAGCATTTGAAATGGATTTTTCACTTTCTAAAAGTGGTGAACCAACGTATGCTTTGTATTTGAAAGGAAAAGAAGTAATCAAACCTAGTAAATTAGGTTTTTATATTAAAGATGATAAAAAGTCTTTAGTTAATGATTTTGAATTAATAAATGAAGCTAGAGGTGCCCATAATGAAATGTGGAATCCGGTTTGGGGAGAAGAATCTGCAATCAAAAATCATTACAACGAGTTAGCGGTAACGCTTAAACAGAAAGAAACCAATAGAAAATTAATTGTTCGTTTCCGTTTGTTTGATGAAGGTTTGGGTTTCCGTTATGAGTTTCCTGAACAAAAAGAGTTGATCTATTTTATCATCAAAGAAGAACGTACAGAATTTGCAATGACTGGCGATCACACTGCTTTGTGGATTCCAGGCGATTATGATACACAAGAATACGATTATACTGAATCAAAATTATCAGAAATCAGATCGTTATTTAAATCGGCTTTGACTTCAAATGCTTCGCAAACGCAATTTTCTGAAACTGGAGTGCAAACATCATTAATGATGAAATCGGCTGACGGATTGTATATCAATTTACACGAGGCGGCTTTAATCAATTATTCGTTAATGAATTTGGATTTAGACGATAAAAACATGGTGTTTAAATCGCATTTAACTCCTGACGCTCGTGGCGATAAAGGTCACATGCAAGCGCCGTTTACTTCACCATGGAGAACAATTATTGCAAGTTACGATGCACGTGATATTTTAGCTTCGCGTATGACATTGAACTTAAACGATCCTTGTAAACTTGAAGATACTTCTTGGATTAAACCAGTAAAATACGTTGGTGTTTGGTGGGAAATGATTACAGGAAAAAGTTCTTGGGCTTATACAGATGATGTTCCTTCAGTACAATTAGGAATTACGGATTATGCTAAAACGAAACCAAACGGAAAACATGGTGCTACTACTAAACATGTAAAAGAGTTAATCGATTTTGCTGCGCTTCATGGTTTTGATGGTGTTTTAGTAGAGGGTTGGAACCAAGGTTGGGAAGATTGGTTTGGTCACGAAAAAGATTATGTTTTCGATTTCGTGTCGCCTTATCCTGATTTTAATGTGGTGGAAATTGAAAATTATGCCAAATCAAAAGGTGTAAAAATGATTATGCATCATGAGACTTCAGGTTCAACCAGAAATTATGAGCGTCATTTGGACAAAGCGTTTAGATTTATGAACGACCATGGTTACGATGCTGCTAAAACAGGTTATGTGGGGAATATTTTGCCATTAGGTGAGCATCATTATTCGCAATCAATAATTAATCACTACCAATTTGTAATTGAAAAAGCAGCTGATTATAAAATTATGATTAATGCACATGAAGCGGTTCGTCCAACAGGAATTTACAGAACGTATCCAAATATGATTGGAAACGAATCCGCTCGTGGAACAGAATTCCAAGCTTTCGGTGGTTCAAAAGCAAATCACACTACGATTTTACCTTTCACAAGATTAATTGGAGGGCCAATGGATTATACTCCTGGAGTTTTTGAAATGGATATTGCAAAATTAAATCCGGATAATAATTCTCATGTAAATGCTACAATTGCGAACCAATTGGCATTGTATGTAACCATGTACAGTCCACTTCAAATGGCAGCCGATTTACCTGAAAATTACAATCGTTTCTTGGATGCATTCCAATTCATTAAAGATGTTCCGGTTGATTGGTCAACAACAAAATATTTAGAAGCTGAGCCAGGTTACTATTTAACTATTGCTAGAAAAGATAAAAATTCAAACAATTGGTTTGTTGGTAACACTAACGGATACAATAAAAGAAGTGCAACAATTAGCTTAGATTTCTTAGAAAAAGGTAAAAAATATGAAGCAACTATTTATGCTGATGCAAAAGATGCAGACTATAAAACAAATCCTCAAGCTTATGTAATTTCGAATCAAAAAGTTACCAATAAAACAAAACTAAAAATGACTTCAGCTGCAGGTGGTGGTTACGCTATCAGTATTGTTGAAGTGAAATAATCATAAATTCCTCCTTTTGTCATGCTGGCGATAGGAGGAATTTTATTAAGTAGACAATTTTAGATTATGAAAAAACTACTGTACATACTTACAACGCTATTTACAATTTCAATTTCTGCCCAAATCGATAAAATGGAACCGCCATTTTGGTTTGAAGGAATGAACAAAAGCGAAATTCAAATTCTGTTTTACGGAAAAAATATAGCACAAAATTCAGTTTCAGTTTCTAATAATGTTGTGATTACAAATGTCACTAAAACTGAAAATCCGAATTATCTTTTCGTTACGATTGACACAAAAAATGTTGTAGCACAAACTTTGAAATTTCAATTTAAAAACGGTAAAAAATCGTTTTCAAAAGATTTCGAAATCCAAAAGAGAAAAGAAAATTCAGCTAATAGAAAAAGCTTCGATGCTTCAGATGTAATGTATTTGCTAATGCCAGATCGTTTTGCAAATGGTGACGAAAGCAACGATTCCTCTTCAAAATTACAAGAAAAAGGAAACAGAAGTTTACCAGGTGGAAGACACGGTGGCGACATTCAAGGAATTATAGATCATTTAGATTATATCCAAGAATTAGGTGCAACGGCAATTTGGTCAACCCCACTTTGCGAAGACAACGATAAAGGCTATTCGTATCACACCTACGGACAATCGGATGTGTATCAAATTGATGCTAGATATGGAACCAATGAAGATTACAAACGTTTAGCTGCGGAAATGCACAAACGTGACATGAAATTAATCAAAGATTATGTTACCAATCATTGGGGAGCAGAGCATTGGATGTTTAAAGATATTCCAACATACGATTGGTTTCATCAATTTCCGGGTTATGCACAAAGTAACTATCGAATGACTACTCAATTTGATTCAAATGCTTCAAAACGAGATGCCAAATATTGTATGGATGGTTGGTTTGTGCCAAGTATGCCCGATTTAAATCAATCCAATCCTTTAGTGTTGAATTACTTAATTCAAAATGCAATTTGGTGGATTGAATATGCTGATTTAGACGGTTTACGTGTAGATACTTACTCTTATAATGATAAAGACGGCATTGCAAAGTGGACCAAAGCCATTACAGATGAATATCCATATTTCAATATAGTTGGCGAAGTTTGGATGCACGATCAAGCTCAAATGTCTTATTGGCAAAAAGATAGTCCAATTGCTAAAATCCAAAGTTATAATTCGTATTTGCCAAGTGTAATGGATTTTACATTGCACGATGCTTTTGGAAATGTTTTCAATGAAAACAATGCAGGTTGGAATGATGGTGTAATCAAATTCTATGATAATTTTACCAATGATTTCTTGTATGCCAACCCAAATAATCTATTGATTTTCCTAGAGAATCACGATACGGGTCGTTTCAATCAAATCTATCAAAACGACATTAAGAAGTACCAATTAGGAATTACGTTATTGGCAACCACTCGCGGAATTCCACAATTGTATTATGGTTCCGAAATTGGAATGGCAGGTGATAAAGGAAAAGGCGATGCTGATATTCGTCAAGATTTCCCTGGCGGATGGAAAGGCGATGCAAATAATGCGTTTACCAATTCTGGACGAACTGAAATACAAAAGCAATTTTTTGATTTCACCAAAAAACTATTGAATTGGAGAAAAAATAAAGAAGTCATTCATTCGGGGAAATTAACGCATTACATTCCGGAAAATAATGTGTATGTGTATTTCCGGCACAACGATACAGAAAGCGTGATGGTAGTTTTGAATAATTCGTTAGACAATCAAAAAATAAAATTGAATCGATTCCAAGAAAATCTAAAGGGATTTACGTCTGGAAATGATATTCTTACTGGAAAAACTATCGATTTAAAAGAAGAATTATCAGTTGAAGGAAAATCAAGTTTAATTTTAGAATTAAAATAATGTTACATTGTCATTTCGAGCGTTAGCGAGAAATCTCATAAAGCATATTTTTTTAAAATAACTAACATAATGAAGAAAATAATTGTATCAGTTTTAACCATTTTGATTTTGTTTAGCTGTAAAAAAGAACAGCCGACAGAAATTCAACCTGAAGAGCAGAAATTAGAAGCTATAAACGAAACAACAGCAGAAAACGCGGTTATTTACGAAGTAAACGTTCGTCAATATTCTCCTGAAGGAACTTTTAATGCATTTACAAAAGATATTCCGCAATTAAAAGAATTAGGTGTAAAAATTATTTGGGTAATGCCCATTTTTCCTATTTCGGAAACCAAAAGAAAAGCAACCGGTGGCGATGATAGTAAATTTGCTTCTGAAATGCCAGAAGCGGAACAACACAAATATTTAGGAAGTTATTATGCAGTTTCCGACTTTAAAAAAGTGAATCCTGAGTTTGGAACTATTGAAGATTTTAGAAATTTGGTAAAAACGGCTCATGAAAACGGGATGTATGTTATTTTAGATTGGGTTCCAAATCACACGGGTTGGGATCATGTTTGGATAAAAGAACATCCAGAATTTTACACTCAAAATGCTAAAGGGGAAATTATCGATCCAATTAATCCTGAAAATGGAAAATCTTGGGGTTGGTCAGATGTAGCGGATTTAAATTACGATAATCAAGAATTGCGCAAAGAAATGACTTCTGATATGTTGCATTGGGTGAAGAACGAAAATATTGATGGTTTCCGTTGTGATGTAGCAAGTAATGTGCCTTTAGATTTTTGGCAACAAGCGATTCCGCAATTAAGAAAAGAAAAAAATATCTTCATGTTAGCAGAAGCTTGGGAACCAGAATTATTAAAAGAGGGTTTGTTTGATATGGCGTATGCTTGGGAAGGTCATCATTTAATGAATGATATTGCAAAAGGCAAAAAGCTGGTTGCTGATTGGGATAACTACATGCAAAAAGTTTCTAAAGAATATGAAGCAAATGATATTCTAATGAATTTTGTGGATAATCATGATGAAAATTCTTGGAATGGAACAATCAATTCAAGGTTAGGTAAAGCTAGAGAAGCTATGATAGCTTTGTCTTATGTGACGCCGGGAATGCCTTTGATTTATAGCGGAGATGAATATGGATTAGACCATAGTTTAAAGTTTTTTGAAAAGGATTCTATTCCAAAAATAAAAGGGAAGGAATGGGATTTGCTAACGAAGTTAGGAAAATTGAAAAATAACAGAATCGCTTTAGCTGGAGGAAAACAAAAAGCGAGTTATAAGAAAATTGAAACGTCTAATCCTAACATTTTAGCATTTGAAAGAGCTAAAGATGGTAATAAAATAATTTTCATAGCTAATTTAAGTAATGAAGTACAAGGATTTGAAAATCCATTTCATCAATCTTTTACAGATTATATAAAAAATGAAAAATATGATTTGTCATCTACATCTTATTTAAAATTAAAACCTTGGCAGTATTTTATATTAGAAGAATAAAATAGCTTTCATTTAAAATTTTACAGCATTTGGTTCGTACCAAATGCTTTTTGTTTTAAATAACTTGAAAATTAAATAATTAAGGTTTGGATTATAAAAAATAATTTCTACCTTTGCCGTCCCTAAAATAGGGTAGTTAAAAAAAGTATTAATTTATTAGTAATTATGCCAACAATTCAACAATTAGTAAGAACTGGAAGAGCCAAAATAACTAAGAAGAGTAAATCGGCTGCTTTAGATTCTTGTCCTCAAAGAAGAGGGGTTTGTACGCGTGTTTACACTACAACACCTAAAAAACCAAACTCAGCAATGCGTAAAGTTGCGCGTGTGCGTTTGACAAATGGTAATGAAGTAAATGCTTACATCCCAGGAGAAGGACACAATCTACAAGAGCACTCGATAGTATTAGTTAGAGGTGGAAGGGTAAAAGATTTACCAGGAGTTAGATACCACATCGTTCGTGGTGCTTTGGATACAGCCGGAGTTAACGGTCGTTTACAAAGAAGATCTAAATATGGTGCTAAACGCCCTAAAGACAAAAAGTAATTTTAAAAACTTTTAAAGAAAAGACATGAGAAAAAGACAGGCCAAAAAAAGACCTCTTTTACCAGATCCAAAGTTTAACGATCAATTAGTAACACGTTTTGTGAATAACTTAATGTGGGATGGTAAAAAATCAGTTGCTTTCAAAGTGTTCTACGATGCTTTAGAAATTGTAGAAAACAAAAAGCAAGATGCTGAAAAATCAGCATTAGAAACTTGGAAAGACGCTTTAACTAATGTTATGCCTCACGTAGAAGTTCGTTCTCGTCGTGTGGGTGGAGCTACTTTCCAAATCCCAATGCCAATTCGTCCAGATAGAAAAATTTCTATGGCGATGAAATGGATGATTCTTTATGCAAGAAGAAGAAATGAGAAATCTATGGCTGCTCGTTTAGCGTCTGAAATTTTAGCTGCTGCTAAAGAAGAAGGTGCTGCAGTTAAGAAAAGAATGGATACTCACAAAATGGCTGAGGCTAACAAAGCATTCTCTCACTTTAGATTTTAATTCATAAAGAACACAACAAAATGGCAAGAGATTTAAAATATACAAGAAATATCGGTATTGCAGCTCACATTGATGCGGGTAAAACTACAACAACTGAGCGTATTTTATTCTATACTGGTAAAACTCATAAAATTGGTGAGGTTCACGAAGGTGCCGCTACAATGGACTGGATGGAGCAAGAAGCTGAAAGAGGTATTACAATTACTTCTGCAGCTACTACTTGTGAGTGGAATTTCCCAACTGAGCAAGGTAAGCCAACAGCAGATTCGCATTCTTACCACTTTAATATTATCGATACTCCAGGTCACGTTGACTTTACAGTTGAGGTAAACCGTTCGTTACGTGTATTAGATGGTTTAGTATTCTTATTTTCTGCGGTAGATGGTGTTGAGCCACAATCAGAAACTAACTGGAGATTAGCTGATAACTATAAAGTTCCTCGTATGGGATTTGTTAACAAGATGGACCGTCAAGGGTCTAACTTCTTAGCAGTTTGTCAGCAAGTTAAAGATATGTTGAAATCAAACGCTGTGCCTTTAGTGTTACCTATTGGTGATGAGGCTGATTTCAAAGGAGTAGTTGATTTAATCAAAAACCAAGCAATTGTTTGGCATGATGATACTCAAGGAGCTACTTTTGATATCGTTGCAATCCCAGAAGATATGATTGCTGATACTAAGAAATATAGAGCGCAATTAATCGAAGAGGTTGCTGCATATGATGAAAACTTATTAGAGAAATTCATGGAAGATGAAGACTCTATTACAGAAGAAGAAATCAATAATGCATTAAGAAGAGCAACAATTGATATGGCTATTATTCCAATGTTATGTGGATCTTCATTCAAAAACAAAGGAGTTCAGTTTATGTTAGATGCTGTTTGTAAATTCTTACCTTCTCCATTAGATAAAGAAGCTATTGAAGGAACAAACCCTGATACTGATGAGCCAATTTCAAGAAAACCATCTGTAAATGATCCATTCGCGGCTTTAGCATTTAAAATTGCTACTGACCCTTATGTTGGTCGTTTGGCTTTCTTCCGTGCTTATTCAGGACGTTTAGATGCTGGTTCTTATGTGTTGAACAACCGTTCAGGTAACAAAGAGCGTATCTCTCGTATCTATCAAATGCACGCTAACAAGCAAAATGCAATTGAATATATTGAGGCTGGAGATATTGGAGCAGCTGTAGGATTTAAAGATATCAAAACTGGAGATACTTTATCAGATGAAAAACACCCAATCGTGTTAGAATCAATGGTATTCCCTGATCCAGTAATCGGTATCGCAGTTGAGCCTAAAACAAAAGCTGATGTTGATAAAATGGGTATGGCTTTAGCTAAATTGGCTGAAGAAGATCCTACTTTTACAGTAAGAACTGACCATGCTTCAGGACAAACAATTATTTCTGGAATGGGTGAGCTTCACTTAGATATCATCGTGGATCGTATGAGACGTGAGTTTAAAGTGGAAGTTAACCAAGGTGAGCCACAAGTTGAGTACAAAGAGGCATTTACTAGAAAAGCACAACACAGAGAGGTTTATAAAAAACAATCTGGAGGTCGTGGTAAATTTGGTGATATCGTATTCGAAATTGGACCAGCTGACGAAGTTGACGGAAAAGTTCCAATGGGATTACAATTCGTTAACGAAGTTAAAGGTGGTAACGTACCAAAAGAGTATATTCCAGCTGTAGAAAAAGGTTTCAGAGAAGCTATGAAATCAGGACCTTTAGCAGGTTATGAAGTTGATAGTTTGAAAGTAACTTTAACGGATGGATCTTTCCACCCTGTGGATTCGGATGCTCTTTCTTTCGAATTGGCTGCTAAATTAGGATATAAAGAATCTGCAAAAGCTGCAGGTGCTGTAATCCTTGAGCCAATCATGAAATTAGAAGTGTTAACTCCAGAAGAGAACATGGGTGATATCGTTGGGGATTTAAATAGAAGAAGAGGTCAAGTAAACAATATGGATGATAGAGCTGGTGCTAAAGTTATTAAAGCGTCTGTGCCTCTTTCTGAAATGTTTGGTTATGTAACTACTTTAAGAACATTATCTTCAGGTAGAGCAACTTCAACTATGGAATTCTCTCACTATGCAGAAACTCCTTCTAATATTTCTGAAGAAGTTATCAAAAAAGCTAAAGGTGGTAATTAATTTTTAAAAAGATGAGTCAAAAAATTAGAATAAAATTAAAATCTTACGATCATAACTTAGTTGATAAATCAGCTGAGAAAATCGTAAAGACTGTAAAAAGTACAGGTGCTGTTGTAACTGGTCCAATTCCGTTACCAACGCATAAAAAGATTTTTACTGTATTACGTTCTCCACACGTAAACAAAAAATCTAGAGAGCAATTTGAATTAAGCTCATATAAAAGATTATTAGATATTTATAGTTCTTCTTCAAAAACTATTGATGCTTTAATGAAATTAGAGTTGCCAAGTGGTGTTGAAGTAGAAATTAAAGTTTGATAGAATTTTTAACTACTTAGAGTAACTCCCAGCGAAAGTTGGGAGTTTTTTTGTTTTTAAAATAGTTAAAACGAATAGAATATGTGAAGTTGAATTTAAAAAAAATAAAAAACATAAGTTAAAAACGGAAATAAATTATGTTTTTCTTGCACATGTCATTTTTTTTTTTTTTCGCATGTATAATTTTTAAAACATTATACAATGAAAAAAGTTCTTTTAATTTTAGCTTTAATGCTAAGCGTGGTAAGTTTTGCTAACAATAGCGAAGCAAAGACAGAAATTGCTGAAGTAGTATCTTATACTTTAGAAGTAAGAAACAATAAAGGTACGGTTTTACATACAAGACAGTTTAGTACTGAAAAAGATTTATTGACATATTGTTATGATTCTGTAATGATGTATTATATGTATTCATATACAGATTTTGAAACAGGTCAATCGATGGATATGTATCAAGTTGTAACAACTAGACGCTGTATAACAGTTTAATAACACTTAAATAATCCCAAATTTAAGTTTGGGATTTTTATTTTTTATATGAAAAAAATCTATAAAATAATTATAATTTATTTGGGGTTTACAATTTCTACATTCGGACAAACTTTACTAGTTAAATATTGTGAAAATTCTATTATTTCAGAGGAAAGATTAAAGGAGTTGCCAGAAGAAATTAGGAATGAAAGAATGAAGAAAAAAAATATAATTTATTTGTTGATGTAAATAAAGGTTTGTCTTATTATGTGAATGATGTTTATACTAAAAACTCTAGTTATAACACTGAATATGAAAAAGAGACGCAATATGACGATCATGTAGAAATAATTACTACAAAAGTAATTGTTGACCTGAAGAATACTGAAAAATTTTATTATAAAGATTTTGGTAAGGATGAAATGCTCTTTGAGTTTTTTAACGGTGACCAGTTGTTTACGGGTAAAGACTCTTTAAAAAATTGGAATTGGCAATTAACAAATGAAACTAAAATAATTTATGGTTATACTTGTAAAAAAGCAACGGCTGTTTGGGGTAGAGGTGAGTATGTTGCATGGTTTACTGAAGATATTCCTGTACAGGCAGGTCCTGAAAAATTTGATGGTTTACCTGGTTTGATTTTATATGTGGGAACTCCGTATTATGAATATTCTGCTGTGTTGGTTAAAGAGATGAAAGATAAGGTTAATATTGAAAAACCAAATTTTGATAAAATAAA from Flavobacterium haoranii encodes:
- a CDS encoding alpha-amylase family glycosyl hydrolase; translation: MKKIIVSVLTILILFSCKKEQPTEIQPEEQKLEAINETTAENAVIYEVNVRQYSPEGTFNAFTKDIPQLKELGVKIIWVMPIFPISETKRKATGGDDSKFASEMPEAEQHKYLGSYYAVSDFKKVNPEFGTIEDFRNLVKTAHENGMYVILDWVPNHTGWDHVWIKEHPEFYTQNAKGEIIDPINPENGKSWGWSDVADLNYDNQELRKEMTSDMLHWVKNENIDGFRCDVASNVPLDFWQQAIPQLRKEKNIFMLAEAWEPELLKEGLFDMAYAWEGHHLMNDIAKGKKLVADWDNYMQKVSKEYEANDILMNFVDNHDENSWNGTINSRLGKAREAMIALSYVTPGMPLIYSGDEYGLDHSLKFFEKDSIPKIKGKEWDLLTKLGKLKNNRIALAGGKQKASYKKIETSNPNILAFERAKDGNKIIFIANLSNEVQGFENPFHQSFTDYIKNEKYDLSSTSYLKLKPWQYFILEE
- the rpsL gene encoding 30S ribosomal protein S12, which produces MPTIQQLVRTGRAKITKKSKSAALDSCPQRRGVCTRVYTTTPKKPNSAMRKVARVRLTNGNEVNAYIPGEGHNLQEHSIVLVRGGRVKDLPGVRYHIVRGALDTAGVNGRLQRRSKYGAKRPKDKK
- the rpsG gene encoding 30S ribosomal protein S7, with translation MRKRQAKKRPLLPDPKFNDQLVTRFVNNLMWDGKKSVAFKVFYDALEIVENKKQDAEKSALETWKDALTNVMPHVEVRSRRVGGATFQIPMPIRPDRKISMAMKWMILYARRRNEKSMAARLASEILAAAKEEGAAVKKRMDTHKMAEANKAFSHFRF
- the fusA gene encoding elongation factor G translates to MARDLKYTRNIGIAAHIDAGKTTTTERILFYTGKTHKIGEVHEGAATMDWMEQEAERGITITSAATTCEWNFPTEQGKPTADSHSYHFNIIDTPGHVDFTVEVNRSLRVLDGLVFLFSAVDGVEPQSETNWRLADNYKVPRMGFVNKMDRQGSNFLAVCQQVKDMLKSNAVPLVLPIGDEADFKGVVDLIKNQAIVWHDDTQGATFDIVAIPEDMIADTKKYRAQLIEEVAAYDENLLEKFMEDEDSITEEEINNALRRATIDMAIIPMLCGSSFKNKGVQFMLDAVCKFLPSPLDKEAIEGTNPDTDEPISRKPSVNDPFAALAFKIATDPYVGRLAFFRAYSGRLDAGSYVLNNRSGNKERISRIYQMHANKQNAIEYIEAGDIGAAVGFKDIKTGDTLSDEKHPIVLESMVFPDPVIGIAVEPKTKADVDKMGMALAKLAEEDPTFTVRTDHASGQTIISGMGELHLDIIVDRMRREFKVEVNQGEPQVEYKEAFTRKAQHREVYKKQSGGRGKFGDIVFEIGPADEVDGKVPMGLQFVNEVKGGNVPKEYIPAVEKGFREAMKSGPLAGYEVDSLKVTLTDGSFHPVDSDALSFELAAKLGYKESAKAAGAVILEPIMKLEVLTPEENMGDIVGDLNRRRGQVNNMDDRAGAKVIKASVPLSEMFGYVTTLRTLSSGRATSTMEFSHYAETPSNISEEVIKKAKGGN
- the rpsJ gene encoding 30S ribosomal protein S10, which translates into the protein MSQKIRIKLKSYDHNLVDKSAEKIVKTVKSTGAVVTGPIPLPTHKKIFTVLRSPHVNKKSREQFELSSYKRLLDIYSSSSKTIDALMKLELPSGVEVEIKV
- a CDS encoding glycoside hydrolase family 97 protein; amino-acid sequence: MKKIAVILVVVLNLFNGYAQKLKSPNGAFEMDFSLSKSGEPTYALYLKGKEVIKPSKLGFYIKDDKKSLVNDFELINEARGAHNEMWNPVWGEESAIKNHYNELAVTLKQKETNRKLIVRFRLFDEGLGFRYEFPEQKELIYFIIKEERTEFAMTGDHTALWIPGDYDTQEYDYTESKLSEIRSLFKSALTSNASQTQFSETGVQTSLMMKSADGLYINLHEAALINYSLMNLDLDDKNMVFKSHLTPDARGDKGHMQAPFTSPWRTIIASYDARDILASRMTLNLNDPCKLEDTSWIKPVKYVGVWWEMITGKSSWAYTDDVPSVQLGITDYAKTKPNGKHGATTKHVKELIDFAALHGFDGVLVEGWNQGWEDWFGHEKDYVFDFVSPYPDFNVVEIENYAKSKGVKMIMHHETSGSTRNYERHLDKAFRFMNDHGYDAAKTGYVGNILPLGEHHYSQSIINHYQFVIEKAADYKIMINAHEAVRPTGIYRTYPNMIGNESARGTEFQAFGGSKANHTTILPFTRLIGGPMDYTPGVFEMDIAKLNPDNNSHVNATIANQLALYVTMYSPLQMAADLPENYNRFLDAFQFIKDVPVDWSTTKYLEAEPGYYLTIARKDKNSNNWFVGNTNGYNKRSATISLDFLEKGKKYEATIYADAKDADYKTNPQAYVISNQKVTNKTKLKMTSAAGGGYAISIVEVK
- a CDS encoding glycoside hydrolase family 13 protein codes for the protein MKKLLYILTTLFTISISAQIDKMEPPFWFEGMNKSEIQILFYGKNIAQNSVSVSNNVVITNVTKTENPNYLFVTIDTKNVVAQTLKFQFKNGKKSFSKDFEIQKRKENSANRKSFDASDVMYLLMPDRFANGDESNDSSSKLQEKGNRSLPGGRHGGDIQGIIDHLDYIQELGATAIWSTPLCEDNDKGYSYHTYGQSDVYQIDARYGTNEDYKRLAAEMHKRDMKLIKDYVTNHWGAEHWMFKDIPTYDWFHQFPGYAQSNYRMTTQFDSNASKRDAKYCMDGWFVPSMPDLNQSNPLVLNYLIQNAIWWIEYADLDGLRVDTYSYNDKDGIAKWTKAITDEYPYFNIVGEVWMHDQAQMSYWQKDSPIAKIQSYNSYLPSVMDFTLHDAFGNVFNENNAGWNDGVIKFYDNFTNDFLYANPNNLLIFLENHDTGRFNQIYQNDIKKYQLGITLLATTRGIPQLYYGSEIGMAGDKGKGDADIRQDFPGGWKGDANNAFTNSGRTEIQKQFFDFTKKLLNWRKNKEVIHSGKLTHYIPENNVYVYFRHNDTESVMVVLNNSLDNQKIKLNRFQENLKGFTSGNDILTGKTIDLKEELSVEGKSSLILELK